The proteins below are encoded in one region of Aequorivita iocasae:
- a CDS encoding BfmA/BtgA family mobilization protein encodes MDKGYEKERFETLKIKTIVAVKFRRFCKKMSKSQSMALLLMLDFFEDNGISPNESIGPKMQTLEALIKKRINGVIAIMKHIEKNQTKPTVAMMQSLFEELEPTKKPLILEKEIPIRKNEIRFQEKKHTNNEL; translated from the coding sequence ATGGATAAAGGATATGAAAAAGAACGGTTTGAGACCTTGAAAATCAAGACGATCGTGGCTGTTAAATTCAGACGGTTTTGCAAAAAAATGTCCAAATCCCAGTCAATGGCCTTGCTTCTGATGCTTGACTTTTTTGAGGATAACGGGATTTCGCCAAATGAATCCATCGGGCCTAAAATGCAGACATTGGAAGCTTTGATAAAGAAAAGGATCAATGGGGTCATTGCCATTATGAAGCACATAGAAAAGAACCAAACCAAGCCTACGGTCGCAATGATGCAATCGCTTTTTGAAGAATTGGAACCTACCAAGAAGCCACTCATTTTGGAAAAGGAGATTCCGATTAGAAAGAATGAAATACGATTCCAAGAGAAGAAACATACCAATAACGAACTATAA
- a CDS encoding DUF6876 family protein, translating into MKSQIHEYQNKYSRMSKAQVNEIKQGLQHFSGTDMFYQIPLTRTRFTNGIKYLVEAAECFWLVTDTSIIAKSLLKKSYFITIDFKRLPEEEQQKMGCEATITYGDGNGTILETHKYRATDFPLDELRLYFIDNTLLLPSEY; encoded by the coding sequence ATGAAATCACAGATTCACGAATACCAAAATAAATACTCGCGAATGAGTAAAGCACAAGTTAACGAAATAAAACAGGGATTGCAACATTTTTCTGGAACGGATATGTTCTATCAAATCCCACTGACACGCACCCGATTTACCAACGGAATTAAGTATTTGGTGGAAGCCGCTGAATGTTTTTGGTTGGTCACGGATACTTCTATAATTGCTAAAAGTTTACTAAAGAAAAGCTATTTTATAACCATTGATTTTAAAAGGTTACCGGAAGAGGAACAGCAAAAAATGGGTTGCGAGGCGACCATCACTTATGGCGATGGAAATGGAACTATTTTGGAAACCCATAAATACAGGGCAACGGATTTTCCATTGGATGAACTCCGGCTTTATTTTATCGATAACACGCTCTTGTTGCCAAGTGAATATTAA
- the mobB gene encoding MobB family relaxase yields the protein MYITITAQKLGKTYAQSAAEFVEYLEKENQGLEKDDLPDGQAGMEHFFNQYGDEISAENVIKEIDNNTAKLKKVEPKFYSITINPSKYELRKLQNSSEDLKRYTRAIMKDYASSFNREINGKPITVDDIKYFAKIEHQRTFKGTDRQVRENQPFATKILKLKKELWKIENGQLTGNIKQLKSEIAKLEASAPHQQNGKRIVQGMQKEGNQSHIHIIVSRKDTSNSVSLSPGSKYRSSEVMMNGKMVKRGFDRDSFFAKAEKTFDATFGYKRNYAESYQSKKDFIKNPKLYFSVLLGLPASQKVIAFKILGKSGVPIASLPTNKVQVALKTIRYLKRGVEVAIKSGSIGI from the coding sequence ATGTATATCACAATAACAGCCCAGAAATTGGGTAAGACCTATGCACAAAGTGCTGCGGAATTTGTAGAGTATCTGGAGAAGGAAAACCAAGGTTTGGAAAAGGATGACCTGCCTGACGGACAAGCAGGAATGGAACATTTCTTCAATCAATATGGCGATGAAATCAGTGCAGAAAACGTCATCAAAGAGATTGATAACAATACGGCAAAACTCAAAAAAGTGGAACCCAAATTTTATTCGATTACCATAAATCCAAGTAAGTATGAGTTGAGAAAATTGCAGAATAGCAGTGAGGACTTGAAACGATATACCAGAGCCATAATGAAAGATTACGCCAGTTCCTTCAATCGTGAGATAAATGGGAAACCGATTACCGTTGATGACATAAAATACTTCGCGAAGATTGAACACCAAAGAACCTTTAAGGGAACGGATAGGCAGGTGAGGGAGAACCAACCCTTCGCGACCAAAATACTTAAATTAAAAAAGGAGCTATGGAAGATAGAAAACGGCCAGCTCACTGGAAATATCAAACAATTAAAATCAGAAATAGCTAAACTTGAGGCCAGCGCGCCACACCAACAAAATGGGAAACGGATCGTCCAGGGAATGCAGAAAGAGGGAAACCAAAGCCACATTCACATCATAGTCAGTCGGAAGGATACTTCCAATTCCGTGAGCCTTTCACCGGGAAGTAAATATAGATCATCAGAAGTAATGATGAATGGAAAAATGGTAAAGCGTGGCTTCGATAGGGACTCATTTTTTGCCAAAGCTGAAAAAACTTTCGATGCCACTTTTGGTTATAAACGTAACTATGCCGAATCCTATCAATCGAAAAAGGATTTTATCAAAAATCCAAAGCTGTATTTTTCAGTTTTATTGGGTCTGCCAGCAAGCCAAAAAGTCATAGCCTTTAAGATTCTTGGGAAATCGGGTGTGCCCATTGCAAGCCTTCCCACCAATAAGGTTCAAGTTGCATTGAAAACCATTCGATATTTAAAAAGGGGGGTTGAAGTGGCCATTAAATCGGGTTCAATAGGAATTTAG